In one Synergistaceae bacterium genomic region, the following are encoded:
- a CDS encoding tetratricopeptide repeat protein, which translates to MKKISFVFLPLLSSLSRLFLQLTLFLLLCTGFLPAGALLPGAEGAEEIKSSKGGFVLKVVPERPFRGETVTITAAIPDFNPARQGVYWDWRGEAEGIRSLSEREVCWEAREGSTTISATLWNRVGGETVDNASVTVIPQRYTVTLRTVPSSGDEKIKIWDDESKRLKELQGLATESPISLEAVLSPSRDTKNLRWVWSPGEGVTLTSQKDNRVSVYRETTGVGVLSVRILDEKGIELGDARTSFDVQFSAEDLKRSLRLQKGWEQWQKALALAQKRDEAENALRLARLASEELILAGMDESALRKDLDRLSQARDNYLNALALGSSAAALWRDGRPEDALMQYRQAQALYPDSRTAQSIEDLEGILNRTKKARESAAALAKEADALAEKDEFESALKKYEESLLLFSDPLVHAARMDVEGRFRARRRKMEEAKTVRDIALILESQGDLENALSKMTESREIYSLPETGDDLERIRSALQLQQSRRNEAERLTAEAAELEARGLENQGNVQLLEQALEKYSQAAGLWSNAVSQRSRERVKTHIAAIQAQISQVAALVKEAERLEVEGRLEEAMNRYHRAQNVRRESDTQTRMTQLARRIETRNKHRTEAKILAEQAREAEKQGRLDEALALARRSESIFPGKENFSLIQRLEQTIKTRNEKIGRAAGLAGEARKAEAEGNLEKALDLFIESESVWIDDNVLRSIQVLRGRVSEDAITLARAGELYREAVILERESRLELAEEKLTASLALASSDESAQLLSKVQKSRIEAAWLAALQANPPVLRAVPSLPRRGQRTLIRVDNGNIEDAEFRWKVQGNIRDGNPGSEGKTYSFYPANDLPVTVELSVLRKGTDTVSLQRTLSLTAEDWSVSLTANEGRKNALLWNANQKRLEEVHEFVTETPIEVQASLSPLPDGAVSWLWTVDSDSSILASGDNAALVRRVLPGTAKLTAVAKDARGIVLGEGKLSIPIIVNKSDVTRDARRALAWETWLKALDLWKEDRHLKALETAVQASVLDPGDPDVTFGVKQMKEDFEKMELSARLLSESTWLLSTGEYEEAESRAQEAEALRPGAITTEMKLALKEAEEKVRASANLAARLRAEGGALLEQGRKIEALLRLQDSLLLEKNDMTSKDVARLNREILEEKTTLAKAGDLRAKADALIDKKRYSDALKLYEQSRKLFPDPQLTAYMALIMERSEEEKVVKERADALRREGDSLLKNKKTSEALEKYRESLLLRGDEELEKILQQETKRFAQSEGARLRKDAEALIKKKRPADATEKYRESLKYDYDEKADIYVRNADATAAQALTKEGDNLLKQKRPKDALERYRRALQKTPDDVDLSEKIKKLEATLSPPVSALPASNVVIPSESASDDLSEDVYPKKAEEKTSTEVSSIDLVQADALFRDGNTLYREKKYAEALDKYRESYKLSHNPQVRDFADHLEVALKNMEKANKLVHEANDLYRNRKYADALNRYTESLKYHKNPEVEAFIPKLEAQIKK; encoded by the coding sequence ATGAAAAAAATTTCTTTTGTATTTTTACCTCTTCTTTCTTCATTATCGCGCCTTTTTTTACAGTTGACCCTCTTTCTTCTTCTCTGCACGGGTTTCCTTCCCGCGGGAGCTCTTCTGCCCGGGGCGGAAGGGGCGGAAGAAATCAAATCCTCAAAAGGAGGATTTGTGCTCAAAGTCGTTCCCGAGCGTCCTTTTCGGGGAGAGACCGTAACGATTACCGCCGCCATTCCGGACTTCAACCCCGCCCGACAGGGGGTTTACTGGGACTGGCGGGGGGAGGCGGAGGGAATTCGCAGTCTCTCCGAAAGAGAAGTGTGCTGGGAAGCCCGAGAGGGTTCCACGACGATTTCCGCGACCCTGTGGAATCGGGTGGGGGGAGAGACCGTCGACAACGCCTCCGTGACCGTCATACCCCAAAGATACACCGTCACCCTTCGTACTGTCCCGTCCTCCGGAGACGAAAAAATCAAAATCTGGGACGACGAATCGAAAAGACTGAAGGAGCTCCAGGGACTCGCCACGGAAAGCCCCATCTCTCTGGAAGCCGTCCTCAGCCCTTCCCGGGATACGAAGAATCTCCGTTGGGTCTGGAGCCCCGGCGAGGGCGTCACTCTCACTTCCCAAAAGGATAACCGCGTTTCCGTTTATCGAGAAACAACGGGAGTCGGCGTTCTTTCCGTCCGTATCCTCGACGAAAAGGGCATCGAACTGGGAGATGCCCGAACCAGCTTCGATGTTCAATTCTCCGCCGAAGACCTGAAGCGCAGCCTCAGGCTGCAGAAGGGCTGGGAGCAGTGGCAGAAGGCCCTGGCTCTGGCGCAGAAAAGAGACGAGGCGGAAAACGCCCTGCGCCTTGCCCGTCTGGCCTCGGAAGAACTGATCCTGGCGGGAATGGACGAAAGCGCTCTGCGTAAGGATCTGGACAGACTCAGTCAGGCAAGGGACAATTACCTCAACGCACTGGCTCTCGGCTCCAGCGCGGCGGCTCTGTGGCGCGACGGCAGACCGGAGGACGCCCTTATGCAGTATCGTCAGGCCCAGGCCCTCTATCCCGACTCCCGGACGGCGCAAAGCATTGAAGATCTGGAAGGAATTCTGAACCGGACGAAGAAGGCCCGGGAAAGCGCCGCGGCACTGGCGAAGGAGGCCGATGCCCTGGCGGAAAAAGATGAGTTCGAAAGCGCCCTGAAGAAATACGAAGAAAGCCTGCTTCTCTTCTCCGACCCCCTCGTACATGCCGCCCGGATGGACGTGGAGGGGCGTTTCAGGGCTCGCCGGAGAAAAATGGAAGAAGCGAAAACCGTGCGGGACATCGCGCTGATCCTGGAATCTCAGGGAGATCTGGAAAACGCGCTCTCCAAAATGACCGAATCCCGTGAAATTTACTCCCTTCCGGAAACCGGCGACGACCTGGAACGGATTCGTTCCGCCCTGCAGCTTCAGCAAAGCCGCAGAAACGAGGCGGAACGCCTGACCGCTGAGGCCGCGGAACTGGAGGCTCGCGGGCTGGAAAATCAGGGAAACGTGCAGCTTCTGGAGCAGGCTCTGGAGAAATACTCCCAGGCGGCCGGACTTTGGTCCAACGCCGTCTCCCAGCGGTCGAGGGAACGGGTGAAAACTCACATTGCCGCCATTCAGGCTCAGATCTCCCAGGTCGCGGCGCTGGTGAAGGAAGCGGAGCGTCTGGAGGTTGAAGGTCGTCTGGAAGAGGCCATGAACCGCTACCATCGCGCTCAAAACGTACGTCGGGAATCCGACACTCAGACCCGTATGACGCAGCTGGCCCGGCGCATCGAAACGCGAAACAAACATCGAACGGAAGCGAAAATTCTCGCGGAACAGGCCAGAGAAGCCGAAAAACAGGGCCGACTGGACGAAGCCCTGGCCCTTGCCCGCAGAAGCGAGTCGATTTTCCCTGGGAAGGAAAATTTCTCACTCATACAGCGCCTTGAACAGACCATCAAAACGAGAAATGAAAAAATCGGTCGGGCCGCGGGACTGGCCGGTGAGGCCCGCAAAGCCGAAGCCGAGGGGAATCTGGAAAAAGCCCTCGATCTTTTCATCGAAAGCGAGAGCGTCTGGATTGACGACAACGTTCTCCGTTCGATTCAGGTGTTGCGCGGACGCGTCAGCGAAGATGCCATCACTCTGGCCCGGGCCGGAGAACTTTACAGGGAGGCCGTCATTCTGGAAAGGGAGTCGCGCCTTGAACTGGCCGAGGAAAAACTGACCGCTTCTCTGGCTCTGGCCTCCAGCGATGAATCCGCCCAGCTTCTGAGCAAAGTCCAAAAGAGCAGAATCGAAGCGGCCTGGCTCGCCGCTCTGCAGGCAAATCCTCCAGTCCTGAGGGCCGTGCCGTCCCTGCCCCGACGAGGACAGCGCACCCTTATTCGCGTCGACAACGGAAACATCGAAGACGCGGAGTTCCGCTGGAAGGTTCAGGGGAACATCCGGGACGGAAATCCCGGCTCCGAGGGAAAGACCTATTCCTTTTATCCGGCGAACGATCTGCCGGTGACGGTTGAACTTTCCGTCCTGCGAAAGGGAACGGATACGGTCTCTCTGCAGCGAACCCTTTCTCTCACCGCAGAGGACTGGAGCGTCAGCCTCACCGCAAACGAGGGCAGAAAAAACGCTCTCCTGTGGAACGCAAACCAGAAACGTCTGGAGGAAGTTCACGAATTTGTCACGGAAACTCCCATCGAAGTTCAGGCCAGTCTCTCGCCTCTGCCGGACGGAGCGGTCTCCTGGCTCTGGACGGTGGATTCGGACTCCTCCATTCTGGCCTCCGGCGACAACGCAGCCCTGGTCCGCCGAGTGCTTCCCGGCACCGCGAAACTGACGGCCGTTGCGAAGGATGCCCGGGGCATCGTTCTTGGAGAAGGGAAACTCAGCATACCGATCATCGTGAACAAAAGCGACGTCACCCGGGACGCCCGACGCGCGCTTGCCTGGGAGACCTGGCTGAAGGCCCTGGACCTGTGGAAAGAAGACCGGCACCTGAAAGCCCTGGAAACGGCGGTTCAGGCTTCCGTCCTCGACCCCGGCGACCCCGACGTGACCTTCGGCGTGAAACAAATGAAGGAAGACTTCGAAAAAATGGAACTTTCTGCTCGCCTTCTCTCGGAAAGCACCTGGCTGCTCTCCACCGGCGAATATGAAGAAGCCGAAAGCCGGGCGCAGGAGGCGGAAGCTCTGCGACCCGGGGCAATAACGACGGAAATGAAACTTGCCCTGAAGGAAGCGGAGGAAAAAGTCCGCGCCAGCGCAAATCTGGCGGCCCGACTGCGTGCGGAGGGAGGGGCGCTGCTGGAACAGGGACGTAAAATTGAAGCGCTGCTTCGTCTCCAGGACAGCCTTCTGCTCGAAAAAAACGACATGACCAGCAAAGACGTGGCGCGACTGAACCGCGAAATTCTTGAAGAAAAAACGACTCTGGCGAAGGCGGGGGACCTGCGGGCGAAGGCCGACGCTCTGATCGATAAAAAGCGATACTCTGACGCGCTGAAGCTCTATGAACAGAGCCGGAAACTCTTTCCCGATCCTCAGCTCACGGCTTATATGGCCCTTATCATGGAGCGGAGCGAGGAGGAAAAAGTGGTGAAGGAGCGCGCCGACGCCCTGCGCAGGGAGGGAGATTCCCTACTGAAGAACAAAAAAACCTCCGAGGCGCTGGAGAAATACAGAGAAAGCCTTCTCCTTCGAGGAGACGAAGAACTGGAAAAAATCCTTCAGCAGGAAACGAAACGTTTCGCTCAGTCCGAGGGAGCGAGACTGCGAAAGGACGCCGAGGCTCTGATCAAAAAGAAAAGACCTGCGGACGCGACGGAGAAGTATCGTGAAAGTCTGAAATACGATTACGACGAAAAGGCGGACATCTACGTGAGAAACGCGGATGCCACCGCGGCTCAGGCTCTGACCAAAGAAGGGGACAATCTTCTGAAGCAGAAAAGGCCCAAAGACGCCCTGGAACGCTACAGACGCGCCCTTCAGAAAACACCGGACGACGTGGATCTGTCCGAGAAAATAAAGAAACTTGAGGCGACTCTGTCTCCGCCGGTATCCGCCCTGCCGGCTTCCAACGTCGTAATTCCCTCCGAAAGCGCCAGCGACGACCTGTCCGAAGACGTCTACCCGAAGAAAGCCGAGGAAAAGACGTCGACAGAGGTTTCCTCCATCGACCTGGTTCAGGCCGATGCTCTTTTCCGCGACGGCAACACTCTCTACAGAGAGAAAAAATACGCGGAGGCGCTGGACAAGTACAGAGAAAGCTACAAACTCAGCCACAATCCGCAGGTCAGGGATTTCGCCGACCATCTGGAGGTCGCCCTGAAGAATATGGAAAAGGCCAACAAACTGGTGCACGAGGCCAACGATCTCTACAGAAACAGGAAATATGCGGACGCGCTGAACCGTTACACGGAAAGCCTCAAATATCATAAGAACCCGGAAGTGGAGGCGTTCATTCCAAAGCTGGAGGCGCAGATCAAAAAATAA
- a CDS encoding ParA family protein, with product MITVGFCNLKGGVGKTTACQNMAVALARLHKRVAVMDMDPQANLSTSFGIEVTPEQLHIVDFLTGSARWDEVVLRREEVDIVPGTLDLVMVELHPEGQIGRDTLLKEAVENIDPDRYDFLFFDSPPQLGIFTRNVLAAAKHLVIPMDGGFYSLAGLKLLNEAIPLFRERLNPDLSLLGVLFTRHSPNVFIYREVAKEVRSFFGSLLFEAYIRQNISLTEAGSLGVSIFSYDLSSNGARDYERVAREFLRRCNIHD from the coding sequence ATGATAACCGTCGGGTTTTGCAATCTGAAGGGCGGCGTTGGAAAAACGACGGCGTGTCAGAATATGGCTGTTGCTCTTGCACGCCTTCACAAACGAGTGGCGGTTATGGATATGGATCCCCAGGCCAACCTCAGCACCAGCTTCGGCATTGAAGTGACCCCGGAGCAGCTTCATATCGTCGATTTTCTGACGGGCTCCGCCAGATGGGACGAAGTCGTCCTGCGCCGGGAGGAAGTAGACATTGTTCCAGGGACTCTGGATCTGGTCATGGTGGAACTTCACCCGGAGGGACAGATCGGAAGGGACACCCTTCTGAAGGAAGCCGTCGAAAACATCGATCCGGACCGCTACGATTTCCTTTTTTTCGACAGTCCCCCTCAGCTGGGGATTTTCACGCGCAACGTTCTGGCGGCAGCGAAGCATCTCGTCATCCCCATGGACGGAGGATTTTACAGCCTGGCGGGGTTAAAGCTCCTGAACGAGGCCATTCCTCTTTTCAGAGAACGCCTGAACCCCGACCTCTCTCTGCTGGGAGTGCTGTTTACCCGACACAGCCCCAACGTATTCATCTATCGGGAGGTGGCCAAAGAGGTGCGCAGTTTCTTCGGTTCTCTGCTTTTCGAGGCCTACATTCGTCAAAATATCAGCCTGACGGAGGCCGGCAGTCTCGGAGTCTCCATCTTTTCCTACGACCTCTCGAGCAACGGCGCCCGGGATTACGAACGGGTCGCCCGTGAATTTCTCAGGAGGTGCAATATCCATGACTAG
- a CDS encoding tetratricopeptide repeat protein: MKRAKKTEKMIKNLFLKFFSKTSLLLAAALLIAAPVSTEGAEALRIEQQEEAYIGCEVVLSLKGDALGQEGVVYDWSFEGNAKPISLRKGGLECRFTPVDTEPVIAAVSASGPDGDSLGTANISVKAKEFNVEVVMIKPDPFLLWDVNKKQDVPAEGLIAGEPIRFTVALTPTFKDGIQCRWNTDASTAIREGGEKNEVTVVRNEIGDAVLSVVVSTASGTVLGHGEKSVNVPIARSRVDDSIRRRKAWGQWTEALDMWDAKNFDNAIVRAREAAENDPETLEISDGLRSMTANFNRVERSRKLSADAASLQNEHKPVEALKVMRRAYAAWPLEDIESNIRALEVEIDEARIRRQKAEWLKDTAAAYDQENLFEDALKYYRETMALVPDDGVAQRADRIEKRLASIAQANSLASEGEKLEAEGRLTEALEKYRDSLKLEAVSSVESHAQDLEEAIKERRTRAAALRREAADLQKKNQNAQALVRFKESQALWPDDALAKQIAALEKTVKSSSTQVVRAPEDFGIGTQADAMRLLQEGHALYKQGKYREALDSYRKSYAISRDPRLSDWISRVETSLREYESVLKANVLIKEANSLYNEGRYAEALAKYRESLSVHANAEVENFTRHIESTLGSADIVPTAAAGPATAASNPR, encoded by the coding sequence GTGAAACGCGCAAAAAAGACAGAAAAAATGATAAAGAACCTGTTTTTGAAATTCTTCTCAAAGACGTCCCTGCTTCTGGCCGCGGCTTTGTTGATTGCGGCTCCCGTTTCCACCGAGGGGGCTGAGGCTCTTCGCATCGAACAGCAGGAAGAGGCCTACATCGGCTGCGAGGTGGTTCTTTCCCTGAAGGGGGACGCTTTGGGACAGGAGGGCGTCGTTTACGACTGGTCCTTCGAGGGAAACGCCAAACCGATCTCTCTTCGTAAAGGAGGGCTTGAGTGCCGTTTCACACCGGTGGACACCGAGCCGGTGATCGCGGCCGTTTCCGCCTCCGGACCCGATGGCGATTCGCTGGGGACGGCAAACATCTCCGTAAAAGCCAAAGAGTTCAACGTGGAGGTGGTCATGATCAAACCCGATCCCTTCCTGCTGTGGGACGTGAACAAAAAGCAGGACGTCCCCGCCGAAGGGCTGATCGCCGGAGAACCCATCCGTTTCACCGTGGCCCTGACCCCCACATTCAAGGATGGAATCCAATGCCGCTGGAACACCGATGCCTCCACGGCCATTCGGGAAGGCGGAGAGAAAAACGAGGTCACGGTGGTGCGGAACGAAATCGGCGATGCGGTGCTTTCCGTCGTGGTTTCCACGGCTTCGGGAACGGTGCTGGGACATGGTGAAAAAAGCGTGAACGTTCCCATAGCCCGATCGAGAGTGGACGATTCCATTCGACGCAGAAAAGCCTGGGGGCAGTGGACCGAGGCACTGGACATGTGGGACGCGAAAAACTTCGATAACGCCATCGTCCGGGCCAGAGAAGCGGCGGAGAACGACCCCGAGACCCTGGAAATTTCCGACGGTCTCAGGAGCATGACCGCCAACTTCAACCGGGTGGAACGTTCCCGGAAACTCAGCGCCGACGCCGCCTCCCTGCAAAATGAACACAAGCCGGTGGAGGCCCTCAAGGTTATGCGCCGGGCCTACGCCGCCTGGCCCCTGGAAGACATCGAGAGCAACATCCGGGCGCTGGAGGTGGAAATCGACGAGGCGCGCATCCGGCGTCAGAAAGCGGAGTGGCTGAAGGACACGGCCGCCGCTTACGACCAGGAAAACCTCTTTGAAGATGCCCTGAAATATTACAGGGAAACGATGGCCCTCGTTCCCGACGATGGCGTGGCGCAAAGGGCCGACCGCATCGAAAAGCGCCTGGCCTCCATCGCCCAGGCGAACTCCCTTGCCTCGGAGGGAGAAAAACTGGAAGCGGAGGGCAGGCTCACGGAAGCTCTGGAGAAATACAGAGACAGCCTGAAACTGGAAGCGGTATCCAGTGTGGAGAGTCACGCCCAGGATCTGGAAGAGGCCATCAAGGAACGTCGGACCCGAGCCGCCGCGTTACGCCGAGAGGCCGCCGACCTTCAGAAGAAAAATCAGAACGCGCAGGCCCTGGTTCGTTTCAAGGAAAGCCAGGCTCTGTGGCCGGACGACGCTCTGGCCAAACAGATCGCCGCTCTGGAAAAGACCGTGAAATCGTCCTCGACGCAGGTCGTCCGCGCTCCGGAGGATTTCGGAATAGGGACTCAGGCGGATGCCATGCGCCTTTTGCAGGAAGGCCACGCTCTGTACAAGCAGGGCAAATACAGGGAGGCTTTGGACTCCTACCGCAAGAGTTACGCCATATCCAGGGATCCCCGGCTCTCGGACTGGATCAGTCGGGTGGAAACATCCCTCCGGGAGTACGAATCCGTCCTGAAAGCCAACGTCCTTATAAAAGAGGCAAACAGCCTTTATAATGAGGGCAGATACGCCGAAGCTCTGGCGAAATACAGGGAAAGCCTCTCCGTTCACGCCAATGCCGAGGTCGAAAACTTCACGCGGCATATCGAAAGCACGCTCGGGAGCGCCGACATCGTCCCGACGGCCGCGGCGGGACCGGCAACGGCCGCGTCGAATCCCAGGTAG
- a CDS encoding M20/M25/M40 family metallo-hydrolase, which produces MLSKTAFPPEQTLAGMSEEGRRIYDLMLELVAIPSVTGSEGGENRCADFIYDRLSKQDYFGRNPSDLFFGGPMDKAEDPLGRRSVCGLVRAGIPTKKTVILLGHFDVVDVDVCGPLRPWAFDPKAYTERIGELELSKEARDDLESGDWLFGRGVSDMKTGVALIMTLLKEHGDRREERDFNLLGLLVPDEEGDSVGMRGAISVLARLQEEEKLDFLACVNIEPVFESSGPAIFYGTIGKFMPFFLCVGRETHVGAYYEGLNSTLIASFLNISLDGGKDTVECRGTQTFQPWSCLRMRDTRTRYAVTLPERTVLYYNCLTVEKTPAAILEFMKTKATLALRAALSHVGREDWTPRVLTVEDVLNQAAKNLGSKQRLFEELAVSETTADARERNIDFLSRALDVTGEKGPLVVAGFLPPFYPPRSNRSDSLHKRAVRKAASLVRNELEKRGFGLKEMEIMQGITDLSYTGFEGQASDLEPLATNLPLWGRCYSLPLSDLRKIDIAPVVLGPVGRDAHKLTERVKLSYSFDILPSILRTFIFSIAEEHK; this is translated from the coding sequence ATGTTGTCGAAAACGGCGTTTCCCCCGGAGCAAACTCTGGCCGGAATGAGCGAAGAGGGGCGACGAATTTACGATCTGATGCTGGAACTCGTGGCCATTCCCAGCGTTACGGGCTCGGAAGGCGGAGAGAACCGGTGCGCGGATTTTATTTACGACCGGCTTTCAAAACAGGATTACTTCGGGCGAAATCCGTCGGATCTCTTTTTTGGCGGTCCCATGGACAAAGCGGAGGATCCTCTTGGACGCAGATCCGTCTGTGGTTTGGTGCGGGCCGGAATCCCCACGAAGAAAACGGTGATCCTGCTGGGGCATTTCGACGTGGTGGATGTGGACGTGTGCGGGCCTCTGCGCCCCTGGGCCTTTGACCCGAAGGCGTACACGGAGCGGATTGGGGAGCTGGAGCTTTCCAAAGAGGCAAGGGACGACCTGGAGTCCGGCGACTGGCTTTTCGGTCGGGGCGTCTCCGACATGAAAACGGGAGTGGCTTTGATAATGACCCTTCTGAAAGAGCATGGAGACCGGCGGGAAGAGCGGGATTTCAACCTGCTGGGGCTGCTTGTTCCCGACGAGGAAGGCGACTCCGTGGGAATGCGTGGGGCGATTTCGGTGCTGGCCAGGCTTCAGGAGGAAGAAAAACTCGATTTTCTGGCCTGCGTGAATATCGAGCCCGTTTTCGAGTCCTCCGGGCCGGCGATCTTTTATGGGACCATAGGCAAATTCATGCCTTTCTTTCTCTGCGTGGGACGGGAGACCCACGTGGGGGCCTACTACGAGGGCCTGAACTCCACCCTCATCGCCTCTTTTCTCAATATTTCTCTGGATGGCGGCAAAGACACGGTGGAATGCCGCGGAACTCAGACCTTTCAGCCCTGGAGCTGCCTGCGCATGCGGGACACGAGGACTCGCTACGCGGTGACTCTCCCCGAGCGCACCGTTCTTTATTACAACTGTCTGACCGTTGAAAAAACGCCGGCGGCGATACTGGAGTTTATGAAGACGAAAGCGACCCTGGCCCTGCGCGCCGCTCTCTCTCACGTTGGACGGGAGGACTGGACGCCCAGGGTGCTGACCGTGGAGGACGTTTTGAATCAGGCCGCCAAAAATCTGGGTTCGAAACAGAGGCTCTTCGAGGAGCTGGCCGTTTCGGAGACGACCGCGGACGCTCGGGAGCGCAACATCGATTTTCTGTCCCGGGCCCTGGACGTCACGGGGGAGAAGGGCCCCCTGGTGGTCGCGGGTTTTCTTCCGCCTTTTTATCCTCCCCGCAGCAATCGGAGCGACAGCCTCCACAAACGGGCGGTGCGGAAGGCGGCGTCCCTCGTCCGGAACGAACTGGAGAAGCGGGGCTTCGGCCTGAAGGAAATGGAAATCATGCAGGGCATCACCGATTTGAGCTATACGGGGTTTGAGGGGCAGGCCTCCGACCTGGAGCCCCTGGCGACAAATCTTCCCCTCTGGGGGCGATGCTACAGCCTTCCTCTTTCCGACCTGCGGAAAATCGACATTGCGCCGGTGGTTCTGGGGCCGGTGGGAAGGGATGCCCACAAGCTCACGGAGAGGGTGAAGCTGAGTTATTCCTTTGATATACTTCCTTCGATTTTGCGGACGTTCATATTTTCGATTGCAGAGGAGCATAAATAA
- a CDS encoding exopolyphosphatase yields MRLLTRSDFDGLMCAVLLKELELFEEKKFVHPKDIQDGVIAVTGEDILVNIPYAPGCGMWFDHHTSEDARKLMYQYKYVGASWPAPSCARVIYEYYGGAKGRLARFRQMVMDADKCDSAHFTREEVLDPQGMVLLSFIMDPRTGFGRYRDFRISNYQLMDCLIDHLRTMNIEEIMQLDDLQERVRLYNEHREPFEKMMRDHSWTDGAAVITDLREVEETYVGNRHVIYALFPDQNVSVRVFDGREKQFCVFAVGYSILNRTATVDVGKLMLKYGGGGHRRVGTCQVPYAEVDRILKEIVEEINARNWQMLNISGFEEF; encoded by the coding sequence ATGCGACTTCTGACCCGGTCAGATTTTGACGGATTGATGTGTGCTGTTTTGCTCAAGGAACTGGAGCTTTTCGAAGAAAAGAAATTTGTTCATCCCAAAGATATTCAGGATGGAGTAATTGCCGTCACGGGGGAGGATATTCTGGTCAATATTCCTTACGCTCCGGGATGTGGAATGTGGTTTGACCACCACACCAGCGAGGACGCCAGAAAACTGATGTACCAATATAAGTACGTTGGCGCTTCCTGGCCCGCGCCGAGCTGCGCCCGGGTGATTTATGAGTATTATGGCGGAGCGAAGGGACGACTGGCTCGCTTCAGGCAGATGGTCATGGATGCGGACAAGTGTGATTCCGCTCACTTCACTCGCGAGGAAGTGCTGGATCCCCAGGGAATGGTTTTGCTTTCCTTTATTATGGACCCGCGCACGGGGTTTGGTCGATACCGGGACTTCCGCATTTCCAACTATCAGCTTATGGACTGCCTGATCGATCACCTTCGAACGATGAATATCGAAGAGATTATGCAGTTGGATGACCTGCAGGAGCGGGTGCGCCTGTACAACGAGCATCGGGAACCCTTCGAAAAAATGATGCGGGACCACTCCTGGACCGATGGAGCGGCGGTCATTACCGATCTCCGGGAGGTGGAGGAAACCTACGTGGGAAATCGTCACGTCATTTACGCTCTCTTCCCCGACCAGAACGTGTCGGTGCGAGTGTTCGACGGGCGGGAAAAACAGTTCTGCGTTTTTGCCGTGGGATACAGCATCCTGAACCGTACCGCTACGGTGGACGTGGGCAAGCTGATGCTGAAATATGGCGGCGGCGGTCACCGCAGAGTGGGAACCTGTCAGGTGCCTTACGCGGAAGTGGATCGCATTCTGAAGGAAATTGTCGAAGAGATCAATGCCCGTAACTGGCAAATGCTTAACATATCGGGTTTTGAAGAGTTTTAA
- a CDS encoding MliC family protein encodes MAKNTLRIGKFTALFLGLLMFATGGAFAKSKDEVSVTVEGVAFVMLPTPAASGVKYEAKGDPSTLFWSHGNEATLTVGGREYSRYVLVQEGLEEDELFLTVDGKIYVMRRVEAASGEKYEAENDPTTVFWGKGDSAMLTVEGKRYKGYDHFFPFGEIWTEDRGIPLEAEWKVTSLDGADLVEGSVITAVFHADGTLNGKASINNYNASWMVLRDRVVISKGVSTRMAGKPALMEQERVFLELLSAASRFASWGDTLVLTAGDGRELTLKK; translated from the coding sequence ATGGCAAAAAATACCTTGAGAATCGGCAAGTTTACGGCGCTGTTTTTGGGCCTGCTGATGTTTGCGACGGGAGGGGCCTTCGCGAAGTCGAAAGATGAAGTTTCCGTCACCGTCGAAGGAGTCGCCTTCGTTATGTTGCCCACCCCGGCCGCTTCAGGGGTGAAATACGAGGCGAAGGGAGATCCTTCCACCCTGTTTTGGAGCCATGGAAACGAGGCGACTCTGACGGTCGGAGGGCGAGAGTATTCTCGTTACGTTCTGGTGCAGGAAGGACTGGAGGAAGATGAGCTTTTTCTCACGGTGGACGGTAAAATTTACGTTATGAGGAGAGTTGAAGCCGCTTCGGGAGAGAAATACGAGGCGGAAAACGATCCGACTACCGTTTTCTGGGGTAAGGGCGATTCGGCGATGCTCACGGTGGAGGGCAAAAGATATAAAGGATACGACCATTTCTTCCCCTTTGGAGAGATCTGGACTGAAGACAGGGGAATCCCTCTGGAGGCGGAGTGGAAGGTCACGAGCCTGGACGGGGCCGACCTGGTGGAAGGCTCGGTCATAACCGCCGTCTTTCACGCGGATGGAACGCTGAACGGGAAGGCCTCCATCAACAACTACAACGCTTCCTGGATGGTGCTGAGAGACAGAGTTGTGATCTCGAAGGGCGTCTCCACGAGAATGGCGGGTAAACCTGCGCTCATGGAACAGGAAAGAGTGTTTCTCGAACTTCTGTCCGCAGCGAGCCGTTTCGCCTCCTGGGGCGACACTCTTGTGCTCACCGCGGGAGACGGCAGAGAACTGACTCTGAAAAAATGA
- a CDS encoding cold-shock protein yields the protein MAQGTVKWFNESKGYGFITADEGKDVFVHYSAIMGEGFKTLAEGQKVSFEIVNGEKGPQAANVSKV from the coding sequence ATGGCTCAGGGTACCGTGAAGTGGTTCAACGAGAGCAAGGGTTATGGTTTCATCACTGCTGATGAGGGTAAGGATGTGTTTGTGCATTACAGTGCGATAATGGGTGAAGGTTTCAAGACCCTTGCAGAGGGACAGAAGGTATCGTTTGAAATTGTGAACGGCGAAAAGGGACCGCAGGCAGCCAACGTTTCCAAGGTGTAA